The Sulfurimonas aquatica genomic sequence ATTTATGTAATATTATTAGCTCTTTCAGTTGTATATCAAAAGAAAAAGAAGATTTATTTAAAAAAAGATGCTCTTATCCATCCTGAAATAGAAAGCCTAAGTAAAGATAAAATAATAAAATTTTTAGCTTATTTTTCAAGAACATCAGTTCAGTATAAAGCAGAGGCAAAACAAGAGAAAATATATGAAAACAGCTTTGGTAAGTTCAAGTATCTTATTAGATATCCAATTATAGAGCTAGAGGAAGATTTATATATAGTCCCCGTCTTTGAACAACTCCTTGATACTCTATCTAATAACTTGTATTTTTTATTATTGGAACATTTTCACAATATTAGTAAAAAGTCATCAAAGAAGTTTCTTGATAATTTTGGCAATATCTTAGAAAAATATGTTTTAGATTTGGCAGGAGATGTATTTGAAGCAAAAAATATAATTAGAGCCGACGATATTGTACCAAATGCTAATGAATTAAGATGTGAAGTTGTAGCATATGATAATAATAAGGCATTAGCTATAGAAGTTAAAAAAATGAACTTTAAACGAGATGCTATAATTGATATAGATAAAATTCATATTGATGATGTGTTAGAAAAACACTTAGTAAAAGCTTTCAAGCAAATTGAGAATACACTGAATTATGTAGATAAAGAAGTGCAGTACGGAATTATTGTAGTTCCTGATATTATGTTGAGTCTCTCAAGTATGATTGATTATATGAAGGTTCGCTTTAAAGGCACAGCAAAGTTTGATGATGGAATATTTATCTGTACATTATCATGGTATGAAGCTTTAATGGCTAATAAAGTCGACATTGTTTTTGATATATTAAATAAAGCCTTTGAGCGAGAGTTTCATGAAGGCAATGATATTATAATGGTAATGGATGATATGAAACAAAAAGGGTATAACATAAAAACACTCAATGAGAATTTAACAAACAGCACTTTAGATATATTAAAAACAATTGAAAAGAAATATTAAGAGGAGCATCTCTCTATAGCTTAGTATATTTTTTAGCACTTGTTCCCTGTAGTAGGTGAGTTAAATGCATATAGAAAGAACTTTAGATTTGATTTTGAAGAAGCGAGTGGTGGTCAATATGGTGAATGCAAGTTCGATGTTCTCTTTAAAGATAAAAGAGCTAGAGTAAAAGAAGAGCTTAGCGGTGTGATTGCAAGAGACTATCTATACTTCAACAAACAATATAAAATGAAACTCTCAAATCAAGAACTAAAGAAGTATCAAGCTTTGAATCACCAGTATCTTCTAAGATTATGCATTATTTACTGGAATGATAAAAAAAGTGGTGCTTTTAAAATATATTATGTATAATTTAGAAAATTTAATGGATACAGGTATTAATAATGAAATTTTTAGTTTTTTCTTTATGTCTTTTATTTCTTACTGGTTGTTTTGACAATCCAATAAAAAAAGCTGCTGAAGCTTTAAAAGTTGGTGATGTATCAAAAGCTTTTACTCTATATAAGATTGCAGCTGAAGATGGTAGTTCTAATGCACAATACGAGTTAGGGCTTATGTATGAGAAAGGTTTACTAGGAACACCAGATTATCAAAATGCTTTTAAATGGTTTGAGCAATCTGCCAAACAGCAAGACCCTCGCGGAGAGTTCAAACTAGCTTATTATTATGAAGGTGGCATGGGAATACCAAAAAATTATAAAAAGGCAATAAAATGGTACACTCTCTCAGCAAATAAAAATTATTCCTTCGCAATATATAATTTAGGAGTAGCTTATTATGAGGGCAGATTAATCAAGCAGGACATGCTGAAAGCACTAGATTTATGGAAGCAAGCTGCTATGTTAGGAGATGCATCTTCTCAATTTAATATTGGAGTACTGTATTCAGAGGGCAAAGTAGTCGCGAAAAGTTATAAGGAAGCAGCTGAGTGGTATAGGCTAGCAGCAGAGAAAAATTATACTCAGGCTCAGATGAATCTAGGTTACTTGTATGATGAAGGTTTAGGAGTTCAAAAAAATAAAATTACAGCTTATAACTTATATATTAAAGCAGCAGAAAAAGGTCATCAAGGTGCTCAAAATAATTTAAACATATTATGTCGAGAAAGTTCTTGGGCATGCAAATAACAAATCAAATAATTAATCAGTATACTATAATCTTCAAAACTAAAA encodes the following:
- a CDS encoding endonuclease — translated: MFPVVGELNAYRKNFRFDFEEASGGQYGECKFDVLFKDKRARVKEELSGVIARDYLYFNKQYKMKLSNQELKKYQALNHQYLLRLCIIYWNDKKSGAFKIYYV
- a CDS encoding tetratricopeptide repeat protein, whose protein sequence is MKFLVFSLCLLFLTGCFDNPIKKAAEALKVGDVSKAFTLYKIAAEDGSSNAQYELGLMYEKGLLGTPDYQNAFKWFEQSAKQQDPRGEFKLAYYYEGGMGIPKNYKKAIKWYTLSANKNYSFAIYNLGVAYYEGRLIKQDMLKALDLWKQAAMLGDASSQFNIGVLYSEGKVVAKSYKEAAEWYRLAAEKNYTQAQMNLGYLYDEGLGVQKNKITAYNLYIKAAEKGHQGAQNNLNILCRESSWACK